The Bremerella cremea genome includes a region encoding these proteins:
- a CDS encoding WD40 repeat domain-containing protein encodes MEVSRDVVVKSDVFEQIALHELILARDGKGVFIGSGLPETRRPSHVEFLSLKNTGLSQRVTQIAHWQGLVGAPFACFWCNEAEGNNAKDNDTAGMEISILGAGPPHRVRIPSDPPISNIVAANWSRGFVVERIEKPIEGKGGDNVERLRLWDIETAELLQEFETVSSVAAVALSPDGRYLAAAGLPLQTSQPSEQPPNSKSAILTVWDTTTGEFVFARNMGYYVWNVQFSPSGDKLLCSGIADQFVAGKGVGYTDVITLSRPGWSWRYENETENWHPAAFYDENRVVVEGTASQVFLLDLRRSEVLTTLDTKQEGVAAFLIHDGFLLTGGFDGTLCRWRLEER; translated from the coding sequence ATGGAAGTTTCCCGAGACGTGGTAGTCAAAAGCGACGTATTCGAGCAGATTGCCTTGCACGAGTTGATTCTCGCCAGGGATGGAAAGGGAGTGTTTATTGGCAGCGGGTTACCTGAAACGCGGCGTCCGTCTCATGTTGAATTCTTGAGCTTGAAAAATACAGGCCTGAGCCAGCGGGTAACCCAGATCGCTCATTGGCAAGGTCTCGTGGGGGCACCTTTCGCCTGTTTTTGGTGCAACGAGGCGGAAGGCAATAACGCGAAAGACAACGATACGGCAGGCATGGAGATCTCGATTCTGGGCGCTGGTCCCCCACACCGTGTGCGAATACCGTCCGACCCACCCATTTCAAATATTGTGGCGGCGAACTGGAGTCGGGGATTTGTAGTCGAGAGGATTGAAAAGCCTATTGAGGGCAAAGGGGGAGACAACGTAGAGCGGCTTCGTTTGTGGGATATCGAAACTGCGGAACTGCTGCAAGAGTTTGAAACCGTGTCAAGTGTAGCCGCCGTGGCCCTTTCGCCGGACGGGCGGTATCTCGCAGCCGCTGGACTTCCATTACAGACCTCCCAGCCAAGCGAGCAGCCACCCAATTCTAAGAGTGCGATCTTAACGGTTTGGGATACCACAACAGGTGAGTTTGTATTCGCCCGAAACATGGGCTATTACGTCTGGAATGTCCAGTTCTCTCCCTCGGGTGACAAGCTGCTTTGCAGCGGGATAGCCGATCAATTTGTCGCAGGCAAAGGTGTCGGTTATACCGATGTCATCACACTTTCCCGCCCCGGCTGGTCGTGGCGATATGAAAACGAAACGGAAAATTGGCATCCCGCTGCATTTTACGATGAAAATCGTGTCGTCGTCGAAGGGACAGCCAGCCAGGTGTTTCTTTTGGACCTGCGACGAAGCGAAGTCCTTACAACGCTTGATACGAAACAAGAAGGAGTCGCCGCGTTCCTAATACACGACGGTTTCTTGTTAACCGGCGGCTTCGACGGCACCCTGTGCCGCTGGCGGCTTGAAGAACGA